A part of Cryptococcus gattii WM276 chromosome G, complete sequence genomic DNA contains:
- a CDS encoding Component of the CCR4-NOT transcriptional complex, putative; Ccr4p (Similar to TIGR gene model, INSD accession AAW44776.1), whose translation MFYPHHQSQQSTTTSASKHHDSQDVRLPGTSSWSRHPSHPSFTPSLPMPSPSGYPPLGSGYPPPGGHHHPNVNVHSGIHGPHPSFGSGMGGNGGMGHGPGFGMGMFQNGVQTSPPRGEPVPMTSHWQTQMVRAEASRSASSPHHRARAAAISSRATNKPSAVPIVDPNTRPSSSYSTNGLHRKNASSVFNAEPTGTPPLSDPSLTPAQNPAEPATPAPGASLTESKEEEKPNEPWTGLDLGGIRLKRLSTALFSFTHVTSLYINHNALTSIPSAISSLRQLTLLDATGNELSTIPPEIGVLSKLKDLLLFDNNLTTLPFELGTLYQLDCLGIDGNPMNADYRKKLVEDGTKGLITYLRDHAPPPPPPPERQWIDLETDVDTPTSGKQESFSVLTYNILCASFAPATTYSYTPSWALDWDYRKRLLLEEIVTASADVVCLQEIDCKQYADYFYPMLKKEGYEGQHYPRSRAKTMSADEQKLVDGCATFWKEEKFRLVETQVIEFNQLALQKTDMRTEDMFNRVMSRDNIAVVAALEFRTSGGRLLVANSHIYWDHRYRDVKLVQIGMLMEELEKIVEQFSKYPVKLDTDPEYNNGKPPKYERSEKGRDIPLIMCVDLNSFSGSAVYDYLSSGSIPGDHEDFMSHLYGRYTASGLKHHLGLRSACAGIGEMKMTNFTPTFAAAIDYVFYTPRTMKVTSVLGDVDKAYLDKTVGFPNAHFPSDHIPVFTQFRIKGHPDPLPLNGDSYH comes from the exons ATGTTCTATCCCCATCACCAATCTCAGCAATCCACAACCACCAGTGCCTCAAAGCACCATGACAGCCAAGATGTGAGGCTTCCAGGGACGTCCTCATGGTCACGACATCCCTCACATCCTTCATTCACTCCCAGTCTTCCCATGCCGTCACCTTCGGGTTACCCTCCTTTAGGCAGCGGATATCCTCCTCCAGGCggacatcatcatcctAATGTTAATGTCCACAGCGGCATTCACGGACCTCATCCGTCTTTCGGGTCGGGGATGGGAGGAAATGGTGGTATGGGACATGGACCGGGATTTGGAATGGGAATGTTTCAGAATGGCGTGCAGACAAGTCCTCCAAGAGGAGAACCCGTACCGATGACGAGTCACTGGCAGACGCAAATGGTGCGTGCTGAAGCGTCAAGGTCAGCTTCTTCACCGCATCACCGTGCACGTGCAGCTGCCATCTCCTCAAGAGCCACCAATAAGCCTTCAGCCGTGCCCATTGTCGACCCCAATACCCGGCCTTCATCTTCATATAGTACTAATGGACTACACCGGAAGAATGCCTCATCTGTGTTTAACGCTGAACCTACCGGCACACCTCCTTTATCCGACCCTTCTCTTACTCCTGCTCAAAATCCCGCCGAACCTGCCACTCCTGCCCCCGGGGCAAGTCTGACCGAGTccaaggaggaggaaaagcCCAATGAGCCTTGGACAGGTCTTGATCTCGGCGGTATACGCTTGAAGCGTTTATCCACTGCCCTGTTCTCGTTTACCCACGTTACATCCCTGTACATTAACCACAATGCCCTCACATCCATCCCATCAGcaatctcttctctccGCCAACTCACTCTCCTCGACGCTACAGGCAACGAACTCTCCACAATTCCTCCCGAAATCGGTGTCTTATCTAAACTCAAGGATCTCTTGTTGTTTGACAACAACCTTACTACCCTCCCGTTTGAGCTTGGTACTTTGTATCAGCTCGATTGTTTGGGTATCGATGGAAATCCGATGAACGCCGACTATCGGAAGAAGCTTGTTGAAGATGGTACAAAAGGTCTCATCACATATCTTCGTGATCACgcccctcctcctcccccgCCTCCTGAGAGACAGTGGATTGATCTCGAAACCGACGTCGATACCCCAACGTCAGGCAAGCAAGAATCCTTCTCCGTCCTCACTTACAACATCCTTTGCGCCTCATTTGCCCCCGCGACCACCTACAGTTACACTCCTTCTTGGGCGCTTGATTGGGATTACAGGAAGAGATTACTTTTAGAAGAAATCGTCACTGCCTCGGCCGATGTTGTGTGTTTGCAAGAAATTGATTGCAAACAATATGCCGACTACTTTTATCCTAtgttgaagaaggagggatATGAGGGGCAGCACTATCCTAGATCAAGAGCCAAGACAATGTCAGCAGATGAGCAAAAGTTGGTTGATGGTTGCGCGACTTTctggaaagaagaaaa GTTCCGCCTGGTGGAAACGCAAGTCATCGAGTTCAATCAGCTAGCCCTTCAAAAGACAGATATGCGTACAGAAGACATGTTCAACCGTGTCATGTCGCGAGATAACATTGCCGTCGTCGCCGCTCTCGAATTCCGCACCTCTGGTGGTCGACTGCTCGTTGCCAACTCGCACATTTACTGGGACCATCGATACCGAGACGTCAAGCTTGTTCAGATTGGTATGCTCATGGAAGAGCTCGAAAAGATTGTTGAGCAATTCTCTAAATATCCCGTCAAGCTAGATACCGACCCAGAGTACAACAATGGTAAACCACCTAAATACGAGCGTTCTGAAAAGGGCCGAGATATCCCTCTTATCATGTGTGTCGATCTCAACTCCTTCTCCGGTTCTGCGGTATACGACTATCTCTCCTCGGGCTCGATACCTGGTGATCATGAAGATTTTATGTCTCATCTCTACGGCCGATACACTGCTTCTGGCTTGAAGCACCACCTGGGACTCCGCTCAGCTTGTGCGGGAATAGGAGAAATGAAGATGACCAACTTCACACCGACATTTGCCGCGGCAATTGATTATGTATTCTACACACCCCGAACAATGAAGGTGACGAGTGTGCTTGGCGATGTGGATAAGGCGTATTTGGACAAGACGGTCGGTTTCCCGAATGCGCACTTCCCTTCAGA TCATATCCCGGTGTTCACGCAATTTAGAATCAAGGGTCACCCTGACCCCCTTCCTCTCAACGGTGACTCATACCATTAA